The genomic window GGATCGAGCTTGCCTTTGGGCAGCGTCCAGTCGTCGTACCCGGGCCGATGCACCAAAGCGATCTCAACTGCGCCGCCCGGCAATGACCGGGAGACGATGCCGCCAGCGCCGCGCACGAGCCGGGTGCCGCCGAGCTGCGGCGCTTCATCTTGCCGGACGCGATCAGGCAACGGGTTCCGCCTGCCGCTGGGCACGCGCAAGCGCGAGTTCTTGGAAGCGGCGCTGGCTGGCGGTGTCGTCGGAAATGAGCTTGCGCCATCGGCCATTCGCCTCGAGCGTCCAGGCGAGCGCGTCGTAAGTGAGATTGACGTTCAAGATGTCTTCGAGCCGCGACTGAAGCGCGATGTCGTTCACCGGCACGAGCGACTCCACCCGGCGATCGAGATTGCGCGTCATGAGATCCGCCGATCCGATGAAGTACGCGGCGCCGTTGCCCGGCGGACCGAAACGGTAAATGCGCGAGTGTTCGAGGAAGCGGCCGACGATGGAGCGCACGCGGATACGATCGGAGACGTCGGGCACGCCGGGCCGCAGACAGCACATGCCGCGCACGATGAGATCGATCTTCGCGCCCGCCTGCGATGCCGCTTCGAGCGCGCCGATGACTTCGGGGTCCACGAGGTGGTTGACTTTGATCACGATCTCGCCGGTCGGATTGGCTTGAGCGGCTATGAGCTCGAGGAGCTTGCGCCGCAGGCCCACCGGTGACACGAGCAGCCGGTCGTATTCGCTCTGCTTGCTGTAGCCGGTGAGATAGTTGAAGACTTCGGCCACGTCGGCGCCCAAAGCGAGATCCGCGGAAAGCAAACCAACGTCTTCGTACAGCTCCGCTGTTTTCGGGTTGTAGTTGCCGGTGCTCGCGTGCGTGTATCTTCGCAGCCCGCCCTCTTCGCGCCGCACCACGAGCAACAGCTTCGCGTGCGTCTTGAAACCGACGATGCCATAGACCACGTGCGCGCCGGCTTCTTCGAGGGCGCGCGCCCACGCGATGTTCGCGGCTTCGTCGAAGCGCGCGGTCACTTCCACCACTACCACGACCTGCTTGCCGGATTCGGCGGCGCGCACCAACGACTTCACGATCCGGCTCTCGCCGCCGGACGTGCGATAAATGGTCTGCTTGATGGCCATCACTTGCGGATCGCGCGCGGCCTGATCGATAAACGCTTCGAGCGATGCTGCAAACGAATCGTAGGGATGGTGCAGCAGGATGTCGCCGCCCATGAGCACGCGGAAGAAATCGGTGGGGCGGTCTGGATCGGTGGACACAAGCCGCGGCGGCGTGACCGGAATCCACGGATCGAATTTAAGCTCGGGCCGGCGCAGCGCGTACATGCTCCACAGCGACGAAAGATCGAGCGTGCCCGGCACGACGTACACGTCTTCGGGCTCCAAGTCGAGTTCGTCGAGCAGAAGATCGCGTACGGTGGTCGGCATGGTCGCGTCGATCTCCAACCGCACCGCGTGCGGCGAGCGCCGGCGCAATCGCAAAACCTCCTCAACCGCCGCAAGCAGATCTTCGGCTTCGTCCTCGAGTGCGATGTCGGCGTTTCGCGTGACGCGGAAGAAGTACGCGCCCGCCACCTCCATGCCGGTGAAGAGCGTGTCGAGGTGCGCCTTGATCACTTGCTCGATCGGCACGAATCGCCCGCCGGTCTTGGCACCGAGCAGAGGAATGAAGCGCGGCAACGAGCCTGGCACTTTGATCCGCGCGATGCGCGGCTCGCGGCCTTCGGCGGCGATGACCACAGCGAGATTCAGCGAGAGGTTGGAGATGTAGGGAAACGGATGCGCGGGGTCCACCGCAAGCGGCGTGAGCACCGGGAATATCTGATCGGCGAAGAGGGTGGCCACGTAGTCGCGCTCCGCCATATCGAGCGCGTCGTACGCAACGATCGAAACGCCAGAGTCGGCAAGCGCCGGCACGATCGAACCGTCGAACGCCTGTGCTGACCGCGCAACGAGTTCTTCGACGCGCGGGCGGATGTCGCTCAACTGTGATTGCGGTGTGAGTCCCGCTGCCGACGTGGCGCCCTCGCCGGCGCTCAATTGCGCTTTGAGGCCGCCCACGCGAACCTGAAAGAATTCATCCAGATTCTGACTGCAAATCGCGAGAAAGCGGGCGCGCTCGAGCAGCGGTACACGCGGATCCTCCGCTAGTGAGAGCACCCGGGCATTGAAGTCGAGCCATGAGAGCTCGCGGTTCAGATTATTAGGCAAGATCGCTCGCAATTGGCGCGGTCGTTCCGACACGCAGTCTAGTGCAATATCGTTATATGAGATACGAACTGATGAGTTCGCGCGCCGATGCGTCCCACCCTGGACGGTATAACGTTGGACGCTTTATGACGATAACAACTAGGGCTACTAAGCATATGGCAACAAATTTAACGGTCGAATCGACCGACAAATCCTCGCGTTGGTATATAACGCCGGGAACTTCGTCAACGTATGACCTGCAGGTGCACAACGACACCGACCGGGCAGTCTTGTGCCGCGTCACACTTGATTCACACCCCGACACGGGGTCCGTCAAGCCGCAATCGCTGACGCTTCAGGCGCGCGAGACGCGCAATGTTTCGGTGACGTTCGGCCCCGATGCTCGGCTGCCGCGCGACCGAAAAGCCGTCATCACGATCAAAGATGCCGCCGGCCAAGCCTTGAGCACGGTCGAGCGCGAGTTGGTCTCCGGCTCCAGCACCGATGCTACCCTCGTTCTCGCGTGGAAAGAACCCATCGTTGAGAACGACAAGTTGTGCGGCTTCGTCTTGCTCTGCACGATTCGCAGTCTAAGCGGCGGTGCGGACGACTTCACGCCCGAATTTGCCCCGCATCCGTCACTGCGTTTTCCCGAGCTCGCACCGGTGCCGATCGAAGCGGGCGCCACCGCCAATTTTGAGGTGCCGATCCGCTGGCAACGTGCCGCGCGAGATGCCGAAGGTTGGAATCACCCGCGCGCGATCGAGGCTTCGGTTGCGGTGAGTCAGGGACGACGCAGCGGACGCCTCTCGTGGGATGTCGTGCAGCGCACGATCGGGGAGATGCTCGACCGCTCGGACCGCTCGCCAGTTGTGGAACGCAAGGCCGCCGCGCCTTCGTTTGTGCCGACTTCGCATCCGACGAATGGATCCGATGTCGAGACGAATGGTGTTGTACCGGCGTCTTCCGATGTTGTGAAACCTGTCTCTCCTGTTGCGCCCGCCGCTGCAGGTTCGGAAATTGTGGCCCAGCCGACCGCGGCGACGCCCTCTACGCAGGTTCCTACGCCGCCGTCTCATACGGAACCGCCGAAAAAAGCGCACAACATCGATTCCGACCTTGCGATCGATTTTAGCGGTTATCGGCCGGCATTTCAACTCGTCAACGGCAAGGGCGCAGCGCCACCGGTCCCGCCGCTCGTCGGCGAGCTCATTGCGGGTCCGCCGAACGCCGCGATCAAGGTCGACGATCTCGATGCGTCGATCGTTGGATCGGGCTTGGCATATGCGCGCTATGCAAATGGCGCGACTCCGGCTGCGCCATCATCGCAAAAACGCGTGCCCGCAGCCGCGTGGGTCGCGGGAATTGTAGTGCTGGTCGTCGCAGCCTTTATGCTTTTCCGACCGCATGATTCTGCGGTACAGTCGGCGCCCAGCAACGTTGCAGTGTCGGCGCCCGCAGCGGTCGCCGTGAGTGTGCCGGCCGTGACTTCGCCCGCGCGAGCCGCTCGAACGTATCATGCCGTAGTGCGCGTCGCGCCGAAACCGAAGGTTGTCGTTCCAAGCCCGGCTGCTACAGTGAAAACTCGCGCGGCGACGATCGCTCCCACGGTAACAGCTGCGCCGGCGCCTGCGCCCGTAGTTGCCGCCGTGCATCGCACGCCCGCTCGTCCGATCGCCGTTCGGCCCGCACCGATAAATAGAAGCGCATTGCCGGAGATCGCGTCTGTCGACGCGTCGTATGCGACCAAAGGTCGCTTCGTTCGCGTGGCATGGGATTCGACGTCACAGGCCTCCGCCACGATTCAACTGACCGACGCTCGGGGCACCCTCATCGCGCAGAGCGCAGTGAACGGTGGACGCTCGCGGGTTTTACTGGGGCTTCCGCGCGGATTCCACGGCGGCGTCTACATCCAAGTGAGCGTCACGGGTTATCATAGCGAGCGCGTCGTGCAGACGTCTTCGCTCCCGCCGTTCTAAAATAGCCA from Candidatus Eremiobacteraceae bacterium includes these protein-coding regions:
- the ppk1 gene encoding polyphosphate kinase 1 produces the protein MPNNLNRELSWLDFNARVLSLAEDPRVPLLERARFLAICSQNLDEFFQVRVGGLKAQLSAGEGATSAAGLTPQSQLSDIRPRVEELVARSAQAFDGSIVPALADSGVSIVAYDALDMAERDYVATLFADQIFPVLTPLAVDPAHPFPYISNLSLNLAVVIAAEGREPRIARIKVPGSLPRFIPLLGAKTGGRFVPIEQVIKAHLDTLFTGMEVAGAYFFRVTRNADIALEDEAEDLLAAVEEVLRLRRRSPHAVRLEIDATMPTTVRDLLLDELDLEPEDVYVVPGTLDLSSLWSMYALRRPELKFDPWIPVTPPRLVSTDPDRPTDFFRVLMGGDILLHHPYDSFAASLEAFIDQAARDPQVMAIKQTIYRTSGGESRIVKSLVRAAESGKQVVVVVEVTARFDEAANIAWARALEEAGAHVVYGIVGFKTHAKLLLVVRREEGGLRRYTHASTGNYNPKTAELYEDVGLLSADLALGADVAEVFNYLTGYSKQSEYDRLLVSPVGLRRKLLELIAAQANPTGEIVIKVNHLVDPEVIGALEAASQAGAKIDLIVRGMCCLRPGVPDVSDRIRVRSIVGRFLEHSRIYRFGPPGNGAAYFIGSADLMTRNLDRRVESLVPVNDIALQSRLEDILNVNLTYDALAWTLEANGRWRKLISDDTASQRRFQELALARAQRQAEPVA